A portion of the Gemmatimonas sp. UBA7669 genome contains these proteins:
- a CDS encoding copper resistance CopC family protein, which yields MPSSTSAADTPVVTTVPSRRRAAVRLLAGVTAGLLLALPMTNVGAVRHIRLVSSSPAKDAHVMAPLREIRLTFSGKIAVSTASVQLLAADSTRVKVGALTAVPDSERVAVAKVSEPLKNGTYTVQWKAIAADGAAGSGSYSFMYMAAKK from the coding sequence ATGCCCTCATCCACGTCAGCAGCAGATACGCCTGTCGTCACCACCGTCCCCAGCCGCCGTCGCGCCGCGGTGCGCCTGCTGGCCGGGGTTACCGCCGGGCTGCTCCTCGCGCTGCCGATGACCAACGTTGGTGCCGTTCGTCACATCCGCCTCGTCAGCTCCAGCCCGGCCAAGGACGCCCACGTGATGGCGCCCTTGCGCGAGATTCGCCTGACGTTCAGCGGCAAGATCGCGGTCTCCACCGCGAGCGTGCAGCTGCTGGCCGCCGATAGCACGCGGGTGAAGGTCGGCGCGCTCACGGCCGTGCCGGATTCTGAGCGCGTCGCCGTGGCAAAGGTCTCGGAGCCGCTGAAGAACGGGACCTACACCGTGCAGTGGAAGGCCATCGCCGCGGACGGCGCGGCGGGGTCCGGGTCGTACAGCTTCATGTACATGGCCGCGAAGAAGTAA
- a CDS encoding DUF4198 domain-containing protein — protein MRTTRRKHTSAPTARTLVAAAAAMVSLASTALAHDTWIIPDLVAFAANATMHFNVRQGGTKFPAGTAVPAERIVDARIIGASSSAKITEMGVQGTSLQLHHKPAAAGQYLIVIGLAPRVFRETPAGVIRFLKAEGGALEAARLERENAFAGLDSVIFTHGGYAATIVEIGTGGPRAFAKPAGIRLEFVPVNDPSHVQVGDTLHVRMLGSGSPVAGIGIELATGLDSAGAATASVTRVPFTADAKGVVHIPLAKAGPVMLRSAYASRKAGGAAREWDVSRTTFVFNVGTKH, from the coding sequence ATGCGCACCACCCGCCGGAAGCACACGTCAGCGCCCACCGCTCGCACGCTCGTTGCTGCGGCGGCCGCGATGGTATCCCTCGCCTCGACCGCGTTGGCACACGACACCTGGATCATTCCCGACCTCGTCGCCTTCGCGGCGAATGCCACGATGCACTTCAACGTGCGACAAGGCGGAACGAAGTTTCCGGCGGGGACCGCGGTGCCGGCGGAGCGCATCGTCGACGCACGAATCATCGGCGCGTCCTCGTCGGCCAAGATCACGGAGATGGGAGTTCAGGGCACCTCGCTCCAGTTGCATCACAAACCCGCGGCCGCCGGCCAGTACCTGATCGTGATCGGGCTGGCCCCGCGCGTGTTTCGTGAGACGCCAGCCGGCGTCATTCGGTTTCTCAAGGCCGAGGGTGGGGCGCTCGAAGCCGCGCGCCTGGAGCGGGAGAACGCGTTTGCGGGTCTCGACAGCGTCATCTTCACGCACGGCGGCTACGCCGCCACCATTGTGGAGATCGGCACGGGCGGACCGCGCGCCTTCGCCAAGCCAGCCGGGATACGCCTTGAGTTCGTCCCGGTGAACGACCCATCGCACGTGCAGGTTGGTGACACGCTGCACGTGCGGATGCTCGGGAGCGGAAGCCCCGTCGCCGGCATCGGCATCGAGCTCGCGACGGGCCTCGACAGCGCGGGAGCCGCAACGGCCTCGGTCACCCGCGTCCCGTTCACGGCGGACGCGAAGGGCGTCGTGCACATCCCGCTGGCGAAGGCCGGTCCGGTCATGCTGCGGTCCGCATACGCCAGCCGGAAGGCGGGCGGCGCCGCGAGGGAGTGGGACGTCTCGCGTACGACGTTCGTGTTCAACGTCGGCACGAAGCACTAG
- a CDS encoding M56 family metallopeptidase — protein MPHRDSPAQATGAHEGRHRRLVLFATGVLILLATSPVLAHHVGSRLDQLLAGRDHVWVICVIAVHQLLAPVHEVFHGLLIAGLTYAVWDRGRAWLVVRRLLGTVEAVRPRDRDAFWTAAAAAGVPPTLLRVVDGLPNPAFTVGWVRPHIYVASRLPEALSDEELTAVLAHEHAHVRRRDPARLSVLRFVGCALFWLPALRRLAADAADDAEIAADDRAVRGQPLVLASAILKLAAWRVPGQDPELGGRVLSSGSGVVIGIQRDALLDRRIHRLVGEEAPVVTHVTRRSLAAAFAGLLLVWSSGLAVAHPLPASSEHGAPHAGHCTQHQGWAVEHLFCLAGHPRTPGAPCPHDVAPGTRR, from the coding sequence ATGCCACACCGCGACAGTCCCGCCCAAGCCACCGGCGCGCATGAGGGCCGCCATCGCCGACTCGTCCTCTTCGCGACGGGCGTCCTCATTCTGCTCGCTACGAGTCCGGTGCTGGCGCATCATGTTGGGTCCCGCCTCGATCAGTTGCTGGCAGGGCGTGATCATGTCTGGGTGATCTGCGTCATCGCAGTGCATCAGCTGCTCGCGCCAGTCCATGAGGTGTTTCACGGACTGCTGATCGCCGGGCTCACCTATGCGGTGTGGGATCGCGGCCGAGCGTGGCTGGTCGTTCGGCGGTTGCTCGGCACCGTCGAGGCCGTGCGACCACGAGACCGCGATGCGTTCTGGACGGCGGCGGCGGCGGCCGGGGTGCCGCCGACGTTGCTGCGCGTCGTCGACGGTCTGCCGAATCCCGCGTTCACGGTTGGGTGGGTGCGGCCGCACATTTACGTCGCGTCCCGTCTCCCTGAGGCGCTCTCCGATGAGGAGCTGACCGCGGTGCTCGCGCATGAGCACGCACATGTACGTCGGCGCGATCCCGCCCGACTCTCGGTGCTGCGATTCGTCGGCTGCGCGTTGTTCTGGCTGCCCGCATTGCGGCGCCTCGCGGCCGATGCGGCAGACGACGCCGAGATCGCGGCGGACGACAGGGCAGTGCGGGGGCAGCCGCTGGTGCTGGCCTCCGCGATCCTGAAGCTGGCAGCGTGGCGGGTCCCCGGTCAGGATCCCGAGTTGGGCGGGCGCGTGCTGTCGAGCGGATCGGGCGTCGTCATCGGCATCCAGCGTGATGCGCTGCTCGACCGACGCATCCATCGCCTGGTGGGCGAGGAGGCGCCGGTGGTCACGCACGTGACACGGCGGTCACTCGCGGCGGCATTCGCGGGGCTCCTGCTGGTATGGAGCTCGGGCCTCGCCGTCGCCCACCCCCTTCCGGCGTCTAGTGAACACGGGGCGCCCCATGCGGGCCACTGCACGCAGCATCAAGGCTGGGCCGTGGAGCATCTGTTCTGCCTCGCGGGGCATCCACGCACCCCAGGGGCGCCCTGCCCGCATGACGTGGCGCCCGGCACGCGGCGGTAG
- a CDS encoding YybH family protein, producing the protein MLLLSAAFASVGDAQRPTSAPAARQRSEEAAATATLRAVFAASERNDMKALDTLYAGDSLTVVEGAGINRGWTDYRDHHLAPELKEMKNFHYRPVDIEMHVSGNVAWAIFRYNLKGEMGARTLDNVGRGTAILERRGSGAATRWVVRHTQTSSRARRPNDPPAG; encoded by the coding sequence GTGCTGCTGCTGTCCGCCGCGTTTGCATCGGTTGGAGACGCACAACGTCCCACGAGTGCTCCTGCCGCGCGGCAGCGAAGCGAGGAGGCGGCCGCCACGGCGACGCTGCGCGCCGTGTTCGCGGCGTCCGAGCGCAACGACATGAAAGCGCTAGATACGCTGTACGCCGGCGACAGCCTCACGGTCGTCGAGGGCGCCGGGATCAATCGCGGCTGGACGGACTACCGCGATCATCACCTGGCGCCCGAGCTGAAAGAGATGAAGAACTTCCATTACCGCCCGGTGGACATCGAGATGCACGTGTCCGGGAACGTCGCCTGGGCGATCTTCCGATACAACCTCAAGGGCGAGATGGGCGCTCGCACGCTGGACAACGTCGGCCGCGGCACTGCGATCCTCGAGCGCCGTGGATCGGGCGCGGCGACGCGGTGGGTCGTGCGCCACACGCAGACGAGTTCGCGCGCGCGCCGGCCGAACGATCCGCCGGCCGGATGA
- a CDS encoding copper resistance CopC/CopD family protein, whose product MSRVSRFALLSVLLLAPVERALAHGSLKSSAPAANERLTVVPREIRLTFTEAPALAFSRLELRGPGGAAVALSPLRVAADSRRALVASIEAPLAAGTYTVTWQIAGDDGHPVRGQYAFTVAEGAPAAPPPGTPASGEPQTPTQTPTQTPTQTPTQTPTPAAPGAADSAMHHDQASMPSASSFDAESPAYAAIRALLYLGLLMAIGAVAFQAAVLPLLIRKRGPDAPMLVASRHGAARIGLLGALIVGGAALLRLGAQSVAMHPPDATFDPQLVRAMLTDTVWGRGWLLQVLATVVAIVGFRTAIRGQGGWGLAAFGVVVLAVTPALSGHAAATPGRAGLAVVADTLHVIGAGGWLGSLLVVVAAGVPAALRLPDDAREASVADLFNAFSPTALAFAGLVASTGVFTAWQHIPDVAALWQSNYGRTLLVKLAILSVVALTGAYNWLRVKPTLGTAAGTARMQRSARTELVVGVLVIIVTAVLVATPTPMDMASMSGM is encoded by the coding sequence GTGAGCCGTGTCTCCCGATTCGCGTTGCTGTCGGTCCTGCTCCTTGCGCCAGTCGAGCGCGCGCTGGCGCACGGTTCGCTCAAGAGCTCCGCGCCCGCCGCGAACGAGCGACTCACCGTCGTGCCGCGAGAAATCCGGTTGACCTTCACCGAGGCACCGGCGCTGGCCTTCAGCCGACTCGAGTTGCGGGGGCCGGGCGGTGCGGCCGTCGCGCTGTCCCCGCTGCGTGTCGCCGCGGACTCGCGGCGCGCGCTGGTCGCGAGCATCGAGGCACCACTGGCTGCGGGCACCTACACCGTGACGTGGCAGATCGCGGGCGACGATGGCCATCCGGTGCGAGGGCAGTACGCGTTCACGGTCGCCGAAGGGGCGCCGGCGGCACCGCCGCCCGGGACGCCCGCGTCCGGCGAGCCGCAAACGCCGACGCAAACGCCGACGCAAACGCCGACGCAAACGCCGACGCAAACGCCGACGCCGGCTGCACCCGGCGCCGCCGACTCCGCGATGCACCATGACCAGGCGTCGATGCCATCGGCCAGTTCGTTCGACGCCGAGTCGCCGGCGTACGCCGCCATCCGGGCACTGTTGTATCTCGGCCTGCTCATGGCCATCGGCGCCGTCGCGTTCCAGGCGGCGGTGCTTCCCCTCCTGATCCGCAAGCGCGGTCCAGACGCTCCGATGCTCGTCGCTTCCAGGCATGGTGCCGCGCGCATCGGCCTGCTCGGCGCGCTGATCGTCGGCGGAGCTGCGCTCCTGCGGCTCGGCGCGCAGTCGGTGGCGATGCATCCTCCGGATGCGACGTTCGATCCGCAGCTCGTGCGTGCGATGCTCACCGACACCGTGTGGGGACGCGGCTGGCTGTTGCAGGTGCTCGCCACGGTCGTGGCGATCGTCGGCTTCCGCACGGCGATTCGCGGGCAAGGGGGGTGGGGGCTCGCGGCGTTCGGCGTGGTCGTCCTGGCGGTGACCCCCGCACTCTCCGGACACGCTGCGGCCACTCCGGGGCGCGCCGGCCTGGCGGTCGTGGCGGACACGCTGCACGTGATCGGCGCAGGCGGATGGCTCGGGAGCCTGCTGGTCGTGGTGGCCGCCGGCGTTCCTGCGGCCCTGCGACTTCCCGACGACGCGCGGGAGGCGTCGGTTGCCGACCTCTTCAACGCCTTCTCGCCGACGGCGCTCGCGTTCGCAGGGCTCGTGGCGTCGACCGGTGTGTTCACCGCGTGGCAGCACATCCCGGACGTGGCGGCGCTCTGGCAATCGAATTACGGGCGGACGCTGCTGGTGAAGCTCGCCATTCTTTCCGTCGTCGCCCTCACCGGTGCCTACAACTGGCTTCGCGTGAAGCCGACGCTCGGCACCGCAGCGGGAACGGCGCGCATGCAGCGCTCGGCGCGGACCGAGCTCGTCGTCGGCGTGCTCGTCATCATCGTGACGGCGGTGCTCGTGGCGACGCCGACGCCGATGGACATGGCCTCGATGTCGGGAATGTAG
- a CDS encoding BlaI/MecI/CopY family transcriptional regulator: MSKPRKSSTLEAPGATKRRGLGAPRASELRLQDTVRLSADGLAKVLGDLEARVMTAVWALGVPSPARVVHERVARTHAIAALTVITVLNKLVAKRLLRRKTRDGLLHFEAVMTEADFMAHASRRVVEGILSFGPQAVASSLVDVLAEQDPQQLEDLARLIRRRLKG; this comes from the coding sequence GTGTCCAAGCCACGTAAGTCATCAACGTTGGAAGCGCCGGGGGCCACGAAGCGCCGGGGGTTGGGCGCGCCACGCGCGTCCGAGCTGCGGCTGCAGGACACCGTTCGACTCTCGGCGGACGGCCTCGCGAAGGTCTTGGGCGACCTCGAAGCGCGGGTGATGACCGCCGTCTGGGCATTGGGGGTGCCGTCGCCGGCGCGCGTGGTGCACGAGCGCGTGGCACGAACACATGCCATCGCAGCGCTCACCGTGATCACGGTGCTCAACAAGCTCGTCGCCAAGCGTTTGCTGCGCCGCAAGACTCGCGATGGCCTGTTGCATTTCGAGGCGGTGATGACGGAGGCCGATTTCATGGCGCATGCGTCCCGGCGTGTGGTCGAGGGCATTCTCTCTTTCGGTCCGCAGGCGGTGGCCTCCTCGCTGGTCGACGTGCTCGCGGAGCAGGATCCCCAGCAGCTCGAAGACCTCGCGCGCCTCATTCGGCGCCGGCTCAAGGGCTGA
- a CDS encoding copper resistance protein B, whose product MSVVTHRARVMCSSLVIAALLLVQPARVHAQAGGAAHGMDLDRVIRTFILAEQLEVHANQPERPIDVELVSWIGGDYRRLYLRVQGEQSTLMSGGGEMQGDALYGRLITPFWSFVAGGRVDTRPRTVIAPVDFGDPSTGRREPGGRLTRGMLAIGFIGLAPGWFEVEPTLLVSDKGDVSLEVESSFDLLFTQRLIVQPWIEVNAAVQAVPEIGVGSGLNDVEIGARMRYEIRRKFAPYVGVSMLRRTGATAAMAHGLGERRSVGTITAGLRIWR is encoded by the coding sequence ATGAGCGTCGTCACGCATCGCGCGCGCGTCATGTGCTCGAGTCTCGTGATCGCCGCGCTCCTGCTCGTGCAGCCGGCACGCGTCCACGCGCAGGCCGGTGGCGCCGCACATGGGATGGACCTCGATCGCGTCATCCGCACGTTCATCCTCGCCGAACAGCTGGAAGTCCACGCCAACCAGCCCGAGCGCCCGATCGACGTGGAGCTGGTGAGCTGGATCGGCGGCGACTATCGCCGCCTGTATCTGCGCGTGCAGGGAGAGCAGTCGACGCTGATGTCCGGTGGCGGAGAGATGCAGGGCGATGCGCTCTACGGACGGCTCATCACGCCGTTCTGGTCGTTCGTCGCCGGCGGACGCGTCGACACGCGACCGCGCACGGTCATCGCGCCGGTCGACTTCGGTGATCCATCGACCGGGCGGCGCGAGCCCGGTGGTCGCCTCACGCGCGGCATGCTCGCGATCGGCTTCATCGGCCTGGCGCCGGGCTGGTTCGAGGTGGAGCCCACGCTGCTCGTCAGCGACAAGGGCGACGTCTCGCTCGAGGTCGAGTCGTCGTTCGACCTCCTCTTCACGCAGCGGCTCATCGTGCAACCGTGGATCGAGGTCAACGCGGCGGTGCAGGCCGTGCCGGAGATCGGCGTTGGCTCGGGTCTCAACGACGTCGAGATCGGCGCGCGGATGCGCTACGAGATCCGGCGAAAGTTCGCGCCGTACGTCGGCGTGTCGATGCTGCGGCGCACCGGCGCGACCGCGGCCATGGCGCACGGCCTCGGCGAACGGCGCAGCGTCGGCACCATCACCGCCGGCCTGCGGATCTGGCGATGA
- a CDS encoding type II restriction endonuclease — translation MRVLLQRWRHDAGGTYRTWFLWEERIKNFRSIRRGLQEVVAEIEAGTFGNAYRGSSLETVVHSIAEQRQMFKGADHAWLWKPKLRIPDIYESPANQRAFGRFLDTCVCCQTEEHLLAAIRQLDAQGIKGLGPTAANLLYFLHPTIAPPFNTAIVNGYNILSGANVKLGRWEGYLAMRRGLLAMNARYRDLLSNDLGALAGFVFDVGRGRYPAPPRADDAAARTAWAADLALVREESVQDRRLRTAGQEHDRTHTEVQAWLRDLGHALDYDVWIASNDRARPWQQGRLGDGCLECLPVGLATAPGADAVRLIDVLWLHRAGNAPANARVAAAFEVEHTTSIYSGIVRLLDLALGAPEQAVAELFLVAPDAREADVRAQLARPAFSRVADLRVRFLAYGDLAQHRETMARFGTGLKSVEAIARTLS, via the coding sequence ATGCGTGTCCTGCTGCAACGCTGGCGGCACGATGCAGGAGGAACGTATCGCACGTGGTTCCTCTGGGAAGAGCGCATCAAGAACTTCCGGTCGATCCGGCGCGGTTTGCAGGAGGTGGTCGCCGAGATCGAGGCAGGCACCTTCGGCAACGCCTATCGCGGTTCATCACTCGAGACGGTGGTGCACTCCATCGCCGAGCAGCGCCAAATGTTCAAGGGGGCCGACCATGCGTGGCTGTGGAAGCCGAAGCTGCGCATCCCCGACATCTACGAGAGTCCGGCCAACCAACGTGCCTTCGGACGCTTCCTCGACACGTGTGTCTGCTGTCAGACGGAGGAGCACCTACTGGCGGCCATTCGGCAGCTCGACGCGCAGGGCATCAAGGGCCTGGGCCCGACGGCGGCGAACCTCCTGTACTTCCTGCACCCCACGATTGCGCCCCCCTTCAACACCGCCATCGTGAACGGCTACAACATCCTCAGCGGCGCGAACGTCAAGCTTGGCCGCTGGGAGGGCTACCTCGCGATGCGGCGCGGGCTGCTGGCGATGAACGCCCGGTACCGGGATCTGCTCTCCAACGATCTCGGGGCGCTCGCCGGCTTCGTGTTCGATGTGGGGCGGGGCCGATACCCTGCTCCCCCGCGCGCCGACGACGCTGCCGCGCGCACCGCATGGGCGGCTGACCTGGCGCTCGTGCGCGAGGAGTCGGTGCAGGACCGGCGACTGCGGACGGCCGGGCAGGAGCACGACCGTACCCACACGGAGGTGCAAGCCTGGCTCCGAGACCTCGGGCACGCTCTCGACTATGACGTCTGGATCGCGTCCAATGATCGCGCGCGGCCCTGGCAGCAGGGCCGGCTCGGCGACGGATGCCTGGAGTGCTTGCCGGTGGGCTTGGCGACCGCACCCGGGGCCGACGCGGTGCGACTGATCGACGTGTTGTGGCTGCACCGCGCCGGCAACGCCCCGGCGAACGCACGTGTCGCCGCCGCGTTCGAGGTCGAGCACACGACGTCGATCTATTCCGGGATCGTGCGCCTCCTCGATCTCGCGCTTGGGGCGCCGGAACAGGCGGTCGCCGAGCTGTTCCTCGTTGCGCCCGACGCGCGAGAAGCCGACGTGCGCGCGCAACTCGCGCGCCCGGCGTTCAGTCGCGTCGCGGACCTCCGGGTCCGCTTCCTCGCGTACGGCGATCTTGCGCAGCATCGCGAGACGATGGCCCGGTTCGGGACCGGGCTCAAGTCCGTCGAGGCCATCGCGCGCACGCTGTCGTGA
- a CDS encoding copper resistance system multicopper oxidase, whose translation MERSFTDGVVTHPVTRRRFLHAAGAVGALAGLQRLAPAYALPASDRGAGRAALAGVSGRDTRVDLIIDRTPFGFGGRRSVATTINGSVPGPLLRFREGERATIHVTNRLREDTSIHWHGLLVPNAMDGVPGVNFPGIHPGQTFVYDFPLRQYGTYWYHSHSGFQEQLGHYGPLIIDPSEPEPFQYDREYVVMLSDWSFEDPGKILDNLKKQSAYYNFQRRTVGDFFRDVDRNGLRATIADRWEWGKMRMTPTDISDVTGSTYTYLLNGLPPAANWTGLFRAGERVRLRFINAGAGSYFDVRIPGLEMTLVQASGQHVQPVAFDEFRIEIAQTFDVIVKPTEDRAYTIFAESMDRSGYARGTLAPRAGMSAEIPRRRPRPTLNMVDMGMAMGMGGHEGMSMPGMDMSGTGTASKPGADASMPGMDMPAAATKPAAAAASGHAGHDMSSMPGVTASGGAGVFEGQLRDGTIIRASNLRAPGTIPEPVMHGNNTHGSASAGTAMETRSRLSEPGAGLGEDGWRVLVWTDVKRLTPAETFEPPVREIELHLTGNMERYMWSINGIKFSDARDPIPLKHGERIRLTIVNDTMMAHPMHLHGVFMELENGHGPECPYVHTINVKPAERVSLLATPVDPGPWAFHCHVLFHMDVGMFRVFHVSEPGGPMTTEGEARS comes from the coding sequence TTGGAACGCTCTTTCACGGATGGCGTCGTTACCCACCCGGTGACACGCCGCCGTTTCCTGCACGCGGCGGGCGCCGTTGGCGCGCTGGCGGGTTTGCAGCGCCTCGCGCCCGCCTACGCGCTGCCTGCCAGCGACCGTGGCGCTGGCCGCGCCGCCTTGGCCGGTGTCTCCGGTCGGGACACGCGTGTGGATCTCATCATTGATCGCACGCCGTTCGGCTTCGGCGGGCGGCGCAGCGTGGCGACGACCATCAACGGGTCGGTGCCTGGACCGTTGCTCCGCTTCCGTGAAGGGGAGCGTGCCACGATTCACGTCACGAACCGGTTGCGTGAGGACACCTCCATTCACTGGCATGGACTGCTGGTGCCGAACGCCATGGATGGCGTGCCGGGCGTGAATTTCCCGGGCATCCATCCGGGGCAGACGTTCGTCTACGACTTCCCGCTGCGGCAGTACGGCACCTACTGGTACCACAGCCACTCCGGCTTTCAGGAGCAGCTGGGCCACTACGGACCGCTCATCATCGACCCGTCCGAACCCGAGCCGTTCCAGTACGACCGCGAGTATGTGGTCATGCTGTCGGACTGGTCCTTCGAGGACCCCGGCAAGATCCTCGACAACCTGAAGAAGCAGTCGGCGTACTACAACTTCCAGCGCCGCACCGTCGGCGACTTCTTCCGGGACGTCGACCGGAACGGGCTGCGGGCCACCATCGCGGACCGCTGGGAGTGGGGCAAGATGCGCATGACCCCCACGGACATTTCCGATGTCACGGGCTCGACGTACACGTATCTCTTGAACGGTCTGCCGCCGGCGGCCAACTGGACCGGACTGTTCCGCGCAGGCGAGCGCGTTCGGTTGCGCTTCATCAATGCAGGTGCGGGTTCGTACTTCGACGTGCGCATTCCCGGCCTCGAGATGACGCTCGTGCAGGCGAGCGGCCAGCACGTGCAGCCCGTCGCGTTCGACGAGTTCCGCATCGAGATCGCGCAGACATTCGATGTGATCGTGAAGCCCACCGAGGATCGCGCGTACACGATCTTCGCGGAGTCGATGGATCGCTCGGGATACGCACGCGGCACGCTCGCGCCGCGCGCCGGCATGAGCGCCGAGATCCCGCGCCGCCGGCCGCGTCCCACGCTCAACATGGTGGACATGGGCATGGCGATGGGGATGGGCGGGCACGAGGGAATGTCGATGCCTGGGATGGACATGTCGGGCACGGGGACGGCGTCGAAGCCCGGCGCCGATGCGAGCATGCCGGGCATGGACATGCCCGCGGCTGCGACCAAGCCAGCGGCAGCAGCGGCATCAGGTCACGCGGGCCATGACATGAGCAGCATGCCTGGCGTGACGGCATCCGGAGGCGCCGGTGTGTTCGAGGGACAGTTGCGAGACGGCACCATCATTCGAGCCTCGAACCTCCGGGCGCCCGGCACGATTCCCGAGCCAGTCATGCACGGCAACAACACGCACGGGTCGGCAAGCGCCGGAACGGCCATGGAAACCCGGAGCCGGCTCTCGGAGCCTGGCGCCGGACTCGGGGAAGATGGTTGGCGCGTGCTCGTCTGGACGGACGTGAAGCGGCTCACGCCGGCCGAAACCTTCGAGCCCCCTGTGCGGGAGATCGAGCTGCACCTGACCGGCAACATGGAGCGCTACATGTGGTCGATCAACGGCATCAAGTTCTCCGATGCGCGCGACCCGATCCCGCTCAAGCACGGCGAGCGCATTCGCCTCACCATCGTGAACGACACGATGATGGCGCACCCGATGCACCTGCACGGCGTGTTCATGGAGCTCGAGAACGGGCATGGGCCCGAGTGCCCATACGTGCACACCATCAACGTGAAGCCTGCCGAGCGCGTGTCGCTGCTGGCGACGCCGGTGGATCCGGGACCGTGGGCCTTTCACTGTCACGTGCTCTTCCACATGGATGTCGGCATGTTCCGCGTGTTCCACGTGTCGGAGCCCGGCGGGCCGATGACCACCGAGGGGGAGGCGAGATCATGA